Within the Corallococcus exiguus genome, the region CATGCAACTCAGCGAGCTGGGAGGCTCCGAGGGCCTGGAACACAACGCCACGCTCAACCGTGAATCGCTGGTGGCGCTGGGTGCCTTCAGCGCGCTCACCGCGGGCGCGGTCTTCCTCAACGCGCGCAGCACCCGCGAGGCCGTGGAGGGCCGCTGGTACAAGCACTTGAAGAAGCCGCCCTACCAACCGCCGCGGCAGGCCTTCGGGCCGGTGTGGACGGCGCTCTACGGACTTATCGCCGTGTCCGGCTGGCGCATCTGGGGCTCACCGGCGGGCGCCGAGCGCTCGCGCGCGCTGGGCCTGTGGTTCGTGCAGCTGGGGCTCAACGCCGCGTGGTCCCATCTGTTCTTCCGCAAGCGCCAGCTCAAGGCCGCGGCGGTGGAGAACTGGGCCTTGCTGGGCAGCATCGCGGCGTATACCGCCGCCGCCAGCCGCGTGGACCGCAAGGCGCCATGGTTCATGGCCCCGTACCTGGGCTGGGTGTCCTTCGCCAACGTGCTGTCGACCGACATCGCCCGGCGCAATGCCTGACGCCGGGCGCCTCCTCCTCGCGCGCTAGTGGCGCATGCGCGAGGGGGGGACCGCGTTGTTGAACGACAGCACGGCCGCGAAGTAGCGCGCCTGGTTCTCCGACGTGCAGCGCACCTCCTGGATGCGCCCGCCGACCTTCACCCGGACAAGCCACCCGTCGTTGTCCTGGCTGATAGGGGACTCGCTCTTCATCGTCATGTTTTCCATGGGTCTTCTCCCTCCCGTGCCCTCACATGAGCAGGGGGCGTGCCAGGGCTGAGGAGCGTGGGATTCCAGCCCTTTGCATGCAGCCTTCGTCCGGGGCGGAGAGGCAGGGCTGAAGTTCTTTCAGGTGATGGGCGACCGCTGCTTCAGTGGAGGTGGCGATCAGGCCACACTTGCGGGAGGGCAGGCCGCACGGAGGCGAGTGTCGGCAGCGCGACGTAGAAGGTCGACCCCCGGCCCGGTTCGCTCTCCACCCAGATGCGGCCGCCGTGGCGCTCCACGATGTCGCGGCTGATGTAGAGGCCCAGGCCCAGCCCTCCGTAGGAGCGGGTGGAGGCGTTGCGCGCGCGGAAGTAGCGGTCGAACAACTGCTGCTGCTGGTCCTCCGGGATGCCGATGCCCGGGTCCGTCACGGACAGCACCGCGACGTCGTCCGTCAATGACAGCCGCACGCGGATGGTGCCGCCGTCCGGGCTGTACTTGAGCGCGTTCTCCAGCAGGTTGGAGATGACCTGCTCCAGCCGGAACGTGTCGCCGTGGACGGAGACGGGCTCCCGGGGGGGCTCGAAGTCGAAGGTGTGGTTGCCCTTCTGGCCTTCCATGCCGGCGAGCGTCTGCTCCACCAGCAGGTCGAGGCGGGTGGACTCCGGGTGCAGGGACAGTCGGCCGGCCTCGATGCGCGAGGCGTCCAGCAGGTCGTTGATGAGGCCGGTGAGGCGCGTGAGCTGGTGGCGCGCGTGGCGCAGCACGCCGGGGTCCAGGTTCTCGCCGCGCTCCAGGCGGCGCTCCAGCGTGGCCAGGCGCAGGCTCAGGGGCGTCAGCGGCGTCTTCAATTCATGGCTCGCGATGGAGAGGAAGTCGTCGCGCACGCGGATGGCCTCCTGGGCCTCGCGGTACAGGTGCGCGCGCTCCTCCTCCGCGCGGCGGCGCTCGGTGATGTCCTCGATGAGGACGCCCACGCCCAGCACGCGACCGTCGGGAGTGCGCACGGGATAGAAGCTGCCCCGGAAGTAGCGCCGGGGGCCGGGGACGCCCAGGTCCTCGTCGGAGGTGGACTCCTGGTCCACCAGGGGCTCGCCGGTGCGCAGCGCGTAGCGGGGCCCCTGCTCCGCGATGGCGCCCGGCTCCCCGAGCAGCTCCGGCAGCGTGCGGCCCGGATGGTCCTCCGCGGGGATGCCATTGATGCGCGCGAGCGTTTCGTTGACGCGCACGTAGCGCAGATTGGTGTCCAGGAAGCCGATGCCCACCGGCGCGCTGCGCACGAGCAGGTCCAGCTGGGCCAGGTTCTCCTCGCGCTCGGCCTCCACGCGGCGGCGCTCGGTGATGTCCTCCACGATGCCGACGCCGCCCTCCACGACGGTGCCGTCCTCGGAGTAGCAGGGGGCGAAGCGGATGCGGACGGGTATCTCCTTGCCGGTGGTGAGCGCGCGGTAGTCGCCTTCGTAGTCGCAGGCACGGCCGGCCAGTGACTCGCGCACGCAGGTCATGATGCCTTCGTCGCGCAGCGTGAGGAGGTTCAGGCCCACCAGGTTGCGCTTCGACGTGCCGATGAAGCTGGAGAAACGGTCGTTGCAGGCGGTGATGACGGGGTTGCGGTCGAAGTGGAAGATGCCCAGGGGCGCGTTCTCCACGAGCAGCCGGTAGAGCCGGTCCACCGTCTCCTGGTGCGAGGCCACGTCGGGGCCGCCGGGGACGTGTTCCACCGGCTCCTCCAGCGAGTCGATGACCTCGTGCATCCGGCGCAGCGTGAAGACGATGCGCTCATCTCCGTCCAGGCCGGTGGCGCCCACGGTGACTTCCACCTGTATCTCCACGCCGTCCCGCCTCCGGGCGAAGACGCGAGTGGGCCGCCCGCCGAGCGCCTTGCGGCGCGACAGCAGGTAGCGCGGCAGGCTGAGGCCGTGGAAGTGGTGCAGGCGAGGCGGGAAGAGGTCGGTGATGGGCCTGCCCACGAGCTGCTCGCGGTCCCAGCCCAGCAGCCGCTCCGTCGCCGCGTTGACGTGCAGGATGAGCTCCTTCGGGCCGCACGCGATGATGGGATCCACCGCGGCGTCCAAGATGGCTTCCAGTTCCCGTGCGGCTCCTCCGGCCATGCTCGCTCCTGGTGGGACCCGGCACGCGTCTCTTTCGCCGCGTGTCCGGCCCTGCCGGGAGGTGGGGTCTCCCCGGCGTTGGCGGGCGCGCGTCTTGGCGCCCGTGCGCGTTCCCTTTGCCTACAGGTACGCACTGTGGGCCGAAGCGGCGCGGTGAAGCCGGAGGGCAGGATGCTGACAGCGCCCCTGGAGGCCGGGCGAGCGGGCGGGTACAGGAGGGAGCATGCGCGAATCCCGAACCGCCGCCGTGCTGCTCGCCGTGTCACTGCTGGGGATGGCCTGTGCCAGCACCCGGAGCACGCCGTCGGCGGCGCAGAGCCCGCTCGTCTACAAGAGCGAGGCGGTGGGCGCTCCGAAGCCCGAGGCG harbors:
- a CDS encoding PAS domain-containing sensor histidine kinase; protein product: MAGGAARELEAILDAAVDPIIACGPKELILHVNAATERLLGWDREQLVGRPITDLFPPRLHHFHGLSLPRYLLSRRKALGGRPTRVFARRRDGVEIQVEVTVGATGLDGDERIVFTLRRMHEVIDSLEEPVEHVPGGPDVASHQETVDRLYRLLVENAPLGIFHFDRNPVITACNDRFSSFIGTSKRNLVGLNLLTLRDEGIMTCVRESLAGRACDYEGDYRALTTGKEIPVRIRFAPCYSEDGTVVEGGVGIVEDITERRRVEAEREENLAQLDLLVRSAPVGIGFLDTNLRYVRVNETLARINGIPAEDHPGRTLPELLGEPGAIAEQGPRYALRTGEPLVDQESTSDEDLGVPGPRRYFRGSFYPVRTPDGRVLGVGVLIEDITERRRAEEERAHLYREAQEAIRVRDDFLSIASHELKTPLTPLSLRLATLERRLERGENLDPGVLRHARHQLTRLTGLINDLLDASRIEAGRLSLHPESTRLDLLVEQTLAGMEGQKGNHTFDFEPPREPVSVHGDTFRLEQVISNLLENALKYSPDGGTIRVRLSLTDDVAVLSVTDPGIGIPEDQQQQLFDRYFRARNASTRSYGGLGLGLYISRDIVERHGGRIWVESEPGRGSTFYVALPTLASVRPALPQVWPDRHLH
- a CDS encoding TspO/MBR family protein produces the protein MQLSELGGSEGLEHNATLNRESLVALGAFSALTAGAVFLNARSTREAVEGRWYKHLKKPPYQPPRQAFGPVWTALYGLIAVSGWRIWGSPAGAERSRALGLWFVQLGLNAAWSHLFFRKRQLKAAAVENWALLGSIAAYTAAASRVDRKAPWFMAPYLGWVSFANVLSTDIARRNA